The genomic interval GAGCACCCAAAGGACCTCATTAGTGTCATGAAGACACGTACATGGCATTTAGACTGAATAACCTACTTTTCAATGGAGTTCTGGCTTGACTGGCTAGCAAACTTGACCTATGAGAGAGGGAGCAGTTGATTATTAGATCAATAATGTGacaattattccttaaagaggaACAGATACAAACAACAGGGTCTTTCAAGACATTGGGAGGCCTTCATAAGCTAAAATACTTAAATGACTAATGCAAACACTACTAATACTACTTTCCTCAGTCTAGTAATGCGAGTTAAAATATTCCATTATTTAGGCAATTATTTGAGAATAGACCTCTGTGAAAAGCACGTCGTCGGTGCAGTGTCGTACTAGTATGCTTCCAGTTTTTACAAGAAACTTAAAGTGCAAAATAAGTTTAAATTAAAGCACCATTCAAAGACATTAaatttaatgttaaaaaaatgCCATTTTCTGTTGCTGCGTGGTCCCTGAGTTGTGGTCTCACCTTGTGGGGTTTGATGGTCAGAACCGGAGGAGACGCCGGTGGGGTCTGAGTCAAAAGATCAGAACTGAAGGTACGGCTGGCGATCAGCATGCACTCCTCAAGTGTCTTCAGGAAGGTGGTGCAGGTGGTTTTTACCAGGGTCCCCACGGCTtcaccctcctcctcctcctccagggAAAGAGCCGTGAAAACCCAGAATGATCGCTGTACACTACAACTCCAGCGGCTCTACCTCACCTCTGCCGCAGCGGCTGGTAGCTCAGCCTGAGAGCCATCCTTGATCTTGGTGACTTGCTGAAGGAGAAGGTCGCAGTATATTCGCAGCTCAGACATCTTGATTTTCAAGGCTTCCGCATTCTCCTGAAGCTCTAGAGAGAAATATCAGAGAAGCTGGGTGAGCTTTGAAGATCGTAAATTGTTATATACAGAATAATAGCTGGTTTGAAAGAACCACGATTAGAAACAAACGGAGAAGCACTGAGTGGGGAAAGAGCACTGAGCTCTGGCTGTAAAGGGGTTGAAGGGTAGGCAGGGGACACAGCGGTGACCGGGGACTGTAAGCACACAGGAGCTCGCCTTTCTCTCTCTTGGTCCGGTTGTCTGTAAGACAAGCCTTTGCAGTTCCCAAGGCAACCAACCACTTCTGCCGTTGTGCAGCATTGATGGCTCTGAGATAAAAATATTGTTCCCCTGGGATGGTTAAGTCCACCCTGGTAGAGTCTGAGAAGTGAACTGGAATAGAGCATCAGAAAGTGTAGTCACTCGTGTGGAAAAATACACCCAATTTAATGAAACGTGATACATCGCCGACACGCTCTTACCTTGTATTTCACACACAGAGATTTTGATACTGCCCTTGCAGCCTTTCCAAACATCTTCTTGAGAGTCATAATAAGACAGCGTGTCTCCTTCAAGCACAAACCAACGGGGCTGCCAACCTAAACAAGTCATTTTTCACATCAGTAAACCAGGAGCTGCTGGTCACATGCTGCATATCTATGCGGTTAGCTGTCCCCATGACCTTTAGAGAGACACTCGTCGTGGATCTTATCCTGCTTAAGGCAATGTTGTCAGTCGTTTATCCCGTCAAACCAGTACTAGGTGCCCTGCCTCCCCGAATCATTCACAGTCGTCAACACAGGCGACCaaagttttattttatgaatGTAAACATGTCCGATGTTAGCCGCATAAAGACATATCCTTAGCAGTAGATGTTCCATACTTGGATTAGATGCTGATACACAAGAGATGTGTCTATATTAGAAAACAAGGCGATGTTTTGGAGcaactaaaaaaataaacttccAGAGCAAATTTGGAAAATTCCCGAAGAAATTGGATACGAAATGAAGGTTTCCTAATTTAGCTCGTTTAAACTTAAATCCAGTGTTCATTGTTTTCCTTTCTTATGCATTATGATTCGGACAAAATAAAAAGTAGAGCCAAGTAACGAGGTATCTCAGCATCTACAGTAtttagctagctggttagctaCAAACATCAAACGCTTTTCACGTTCACAACACTTACGTTTAGTTAGCAAACGTCACCATACTTACCACTTATATAATTAGTCCACTTATAAAGCATTCCTTCCATGATTTATGTTGTTTATCTGTCGCAGGTCATTATTAAAACGTGTGGAAACCTTCAATCAACCTCAGGTCTTCATTTAATTCGGCAGCACAAATTTCGTAACTTTCTGAGCGAACGGCTCTCTTCTTACAAGCGCTACGCTGCTTGTGGGCGTAAAGTCTTCGTGAATGCGACGTACATGCGAAGTCCCGCCCTATTTTCTCACTTCACACAAATTTGATGTATAAAATGACAGAACTAAAGATGGTGGATTTTCTCCACTCAGCGCCCCGCAAAGCAAAACCAGGCCTCACCTCAAACCGACAAGTATTTAATTTTTAAGACTGAGTAAAAACTTTACTCTCACGACCGTCTGCGTTCCCCATTGCCCCCACCGGGGGTTTTGAGTCTGTCAAGCTGCGATTTTAAGAAATTAAAAGGTATTAtccatataaaacaaaacataaacacaTCTCACGTCTTGACTTGCATGTAATACGTTAAACTCGGCTCGATTTCCTAAAAACGCATCATTTGGGGCTCTTGCTGAGCGAATGGGTGTGGTCATAAGATGAGCAGGCGTTATATCCAATTATAAACGTGATATTTCGTTTAAGGCGTTCATCTCCTTACATTTCAGCCAATGGAGTGCAATGTGGGTCTTTCTCGCGAACTGAATAACTGTGTCTGTAACAAAAATATCCCATCCTAAAAAATGCGAGGGCTGCCACGTATTCGGGTAGCGGCTGTGTGAGTAGCGGCCAGGAAACCTTCATACTTGAAATACAAACAAACTGTCAACAAACGTGTTCTTAACGTAAAATGTTACTTGCATGTATCAGTTGGTTTTGCACATCATTTTTCTTATATGTCACTGGAGCAAAACTTCCAGAGCCGGAGGTGAAAATCGAGGTTTTACACAAACCTTTCCTCTGCCACCGCAAGTCCAAGTACGGGGATATGCTCCTGGTGCACTACGAGGGATTTCTGGAGAGCAATGGCACCATGTTCCATTCCAGGTGAAATATCGACTTGGTTCGGCAATAACTGGCAACTTACTTATCCAAAGAAGACGTTATCTGCTGCTGACACCAGTTTGTCATTCAATCAAGTTGTATGCTATACAGTTCTGGGTCCTACCGAACCTGGAGATCTGTGATCTTTGATCTTAGATCGTGTAATCAGCATTGGTAAAGTTAACTGATTACTAGTTTTATCATTCCGCATAGTTTTATAATTGCCGAATTTACTTCTCCGTTCGCCACTTGCTTATCGTAGTAAAATACCCTTCTGAAGATATGTTTGACAATTTAGTATTTAAACCATTGTTAAATCGCGTACAACCACGTGCAGGGGGTGATCATATAGACCTGAAATAAGGCCTTGATGCTCCTAAAAATTAGGCAGAGAATGTTTACCACTGGTATTCACCTAAAATGCTTTGCTGAATCTGTGTGCCCCTCGGCAGCCGCACCCATGGCGATAAGCACCCGATATGGCTCACTTTGGGCATCCGAGAAGTGATCAAAGGCTGGGACAAGGGTTTGCAGGACATGTGTACAGGGGAGAGAAGAAAACTGACTATCCCCCCCTCCCTTGCATATGGGAAAGAAGGGAAAGGTAAAGTATCTTATCAGAAATTCATTAACATGAGTAGTAATATGTatatttagggggggggggggttgtgtgagactgagtgggttaagcctctgtatcttgatcagaaggttgctgattCAAGCCTTGATCCAGGCGGGCTAAATAAATGGCCTGTCCCTGTACTTCAAAGGCAAGCAGGATGGGATATGCAGTAATATGCATTCCATGTACCGGTAATTGTGCGAATGGCAAATAAAGGGttgtttcatttcaaataataactGGAGACATTTTCTTGTTACATTTACAGGCAAAGTATTTTCATTAAAGTGAAACTTTGTCTACTTAGGAAAAATCCCTCCCGAAAGTACACTGATCTTCGACATAGAGATCATCGAAATCCGAAATGGCCCGAGGTCTCACGAGTCCTTCCAGGAGATGGATCTTAATGACGACTGGAAGCTGTCCAAAGCAGAGGTGAGCCTTCGTGATGCTGCCTTGTGAGAAATGCTGGGTGCACAGGATGGGTTTGTTTGTCAGGGCTAAGGGGGGCCCTCGTGTGTCTGCTTTTCCGTTAAGTTCAGAGGGGTCTTTGCATTTTTCTCTTTGATGCCCAAGTTGAAAATGCTTCTGATTGCTTCTCGCAGGTGAAGGAGTACCTGAGGAAAGAGTTCGAGAAGCACGGCTACCCCTCCAATGACACCCACCATGAGGTTATGGTTGAAGATATATTCAACAAGGAAGATGAGGATAAAGACGGGTACATATCAGCTAGAGAATTTACCTACAAACACGATGAACTCTAGACAATAATGGAATTCATACATCTCAGAGGATCTTTTTGGTAGTTTTACTGTAAATCTGGGTGTTACAAGCGCAGGTGTGACATTTAACATGTTCTTGGATTTGATGAATTCCTGTGAAAGTCTCTCTGGATGTGATGGACGAAACCATTTCACGCTCCCAGACATttctttttgtcattttttcttTCCCCTTTGACTGAGGATGTTGATCTTTGTATCTTAACATATTTTTTAATAGGCACCCTGCTTTTACACTACATTTTTAAGTTTCTTACTAGAATAAATTATCCATGTGAGAATAATTTATCTCTGCATTTGTGTCTTGAAGCCACAAGGTGGCACTGCTGCTCTGATGTGGGAAGACTGCTGAGCATTGACTTCAGCTTTGGGTTTCCCCGAATACCTGTTGatggtattttttttctttatctcTTATTGAAGGTAGTGTCATGGAAAGGCTATCCCAGGAAGTATAGGGAACACTTGGTGCAATGGGATGGCAGTCCCctacatgacacacacacatacacacacacgcaggttcataattatatctttgtggggactctccattcatttctatggggaaaattctaatcccaacatgacgaccttaacccctacccagccctgaccttaaccttaagtaacaaaatacaagacttttggcatttttagttttttgattgtattctcAGATCTTTGTGGAGCTTGAAAaacggtccccacaatgtaagtGTGCAAGGCTATAGACGTATCCACGCTTGTAACTTATTTAGCCAACCGTGTTCTGTCTCGCCTAGTTGACGCCCTCTTCGGTTTGAACGTGGTCTGTTAGCACTGAGAGATACTGACATGGTGCTTTAGACTTACTAGTTTAAAGCTCGATTGGCCGGCAAGGAGACAGACAGCATTGGATAGAAACATCTCGCTTCTCACACGTGAGCTAATGGACACTGTGAGAAATAGCAGAATGATGTTGTGGTCAACAAAATGAGGAGAGGTATTTCTGTTAAGCTGGACATAGATAGCTACATCAGCTTAGTACATTGGTGATTTGAAGTCCTAAGATTGACTTAATTGGTTCCTGGTTCGTGTAGTTTCTTGTTCTTAGCTAATTTGTTTAAACTCCTCAGAACTTCCTGAATGGGAATTCATAACTGAATTCATAACCCATTGCTCAAAAGCAGTCATTCATTTGGTTttattaaaaggaaaaaaaaatgcaaaaaaagaaaaactgaaattgCCCCTCTAGTGCCATAGGGGGCAGTAACATACTTTTACCTTAGCCCAAACCAGTCGGCATGACCACAATATTTTATGGTTTGCCTACAGTAACCCTAACAATATGTTACCACACTGGCAACTTACATAACCTTTCACTTTTGGCAGCGCTCAGaaagaacagaaaatgaaaacagaTAAGATTTATCCTTTCAGTTTGATGGTGGCACAAGTTACTTCTCCTTTCCAAGTTAAATTGTTTATCAGTACAACTTCTGATTTACTTTTTATGAATTGGGAATGACAGCTTGAGTTGTGCTTGTTCTAACTGAATGAAATTCATTCGATCAATTGAGTAATATTTACATCAGACTCAGCTATTACTTACTACATTCCAGAAGGACATTCAGTACAAGTTTGTTCAGCAGAAAATGTAAGCCGCCTCTTTCACTCAGATATTCCCACGAAAGAACATATTGAAGCAAGAATGTGAGTAAAGCCGCAGATGAAAGGGGCTCAGGTTTAAAAGAACAGATATTTACACACACAAAGGCCAGGGAATGTATCACTGCTTTCTAGTCATTGATCTTCAGAatatcatgcacattttgcTGCACTTTCAGAGGAGATTAAAAGAGAGAATGGGTTGGGCATACGCTTTTCTGTTCAATACAGAATTACACAGTTCATTGACATgcatacaggaaaaaaaacattaaaatacatcAGAGATTTAAATCACAGATGAATCATCCAACGAAGGTTAAAATTTTGTTCAACAAATGTGTTTAAGTCATTGAAATTTAAATATAAGCTAACATAAAGCTCTCTTCATTTtattaatacaaattaaaaatacaataattgTAATTATAACTGCATGGCAACAAAGTTAAACGAAAACGTTACATATTTCGTTTAGTGTGCATTTCTTCTAAGGTTTGGACCAACTCTGCTGTGAATtgtgtaatatattttttaaggaAGAAAACTGACAGAATAAATATTCACCCTTCATTTACACTCTTGCCCATAGCAATTCTTCATAGTATGTCCTTCATAACAATTACTGAAATGACATCTCCCCACCAATATATCTGCTCTATAATAAATAACAGCCTATGAAcatacaaaaattaattaatatactAAAACAGAAACAGGTCTATATTTGGGTTATTTTTGGTGTACTTTGTGTCCCTTGGTCTTCTTTagaggatccccccccccccccccccccccaaagtcgTTCTGTAAACTAAATAACGTGCGCTTAACTAAAGGCATTAGCCTACTCCTCGGGGAATTCCTGTGTCATTTTTGTTCGCAAGTATCTATATAGGCCTACAAAATATCTTTGCATCTCTGCATCTCAGTTTTCATTACACAGAAAGCAGCCGGGGTTCTTCCGTCAGCGGAAAGTCTCCTTGCCAGGTGCGCTGTTTCCTTCGTAAAAGTTGTTATTTTCGGGTAGAGTGGCTCTTATCCTGCGTTTTTCTTTAAAACGTCCGGAACGGGAAACTTTCCAGGTGCGCCGACACGTTTTCTCATTAAACATGGGCTCAAACTGCGAATCGTCATAGGTTTCATTGCTTATTAAGCTGGAGTCCTTATTCTCCTTAGATTCCGCGGACGGTTTGCTTCCGCCGGCCGGCGTCTTCTCCGGACCAGCCTGGGTCTCCGGACCGCTCTCCTTATGGGCCACTTCGGAGTCCCTGGAAGTGACTTTCTTCCTAACCGTAAAGGATTTCCACCAGGGGCTTCTCTCTGCCATCTCCTTCGGCGGGCGTAGGAATATCTACGATAAcaacatataataataataatattaggCTATACATGATAAACTATTAACCGAGTGTTCATATCATACAAATCACGATGGTTCGCTGGTCTCAAAGTCTCCTAAAGAGATTTTTTAATAGTTTAgttttttataattattctacTAAACTGTCATTCTTTTATTATCAGTAGGCCTATGTTAATATGAAAAATGACCCGGCAAAACATGCTTACAATGTAACAACCGAAACCACAAATCGTATGCGAACGACAGTCACGCACCTGGCTGTAGCCGGCTGCACCAGTCACGGCTGCCTCTGAAACTTAGTACGGAGAAAATATGTTCCCTTTAACAATGTATTAGGTTATAGGTAATCCATGTTAGGGGCTGCGATGGTAATCCGTTTACGATGGAGTGAGACGAAATTGACGCGATTTGCAGTGATAAAGCATATTCCCAGGTGATAATTAAATCCTCCGTGGCCGGACAGGTAAATCTTTCAGAGAAATGTGTAAACGCAAGCCTGCGGAGTTGATTATATTCTGTGGAGGCGCAGCATTCCTTTCGCACCGATTGGCTCATTCTCACCTGTTCAGCCGTCCTACTAGCAGGTAAGGCGCTGTCGAACAAAGTTTATCTAAAGCAAAACCGGGTACGGCTGACAGTGGAGAAATCAAGCTCTGGAGAAGTGCCAAGGTCACCTGCCAAAATATACGTGGAATAATTAGCTGTGTTATACAGCTAGTGAGCAAAAGATATG from Paramormyrops kingsleyae isolate MSU_618 chromosome 9, PKINGS_0.4, whole genome shotgun sequence carries:
- the fkbp14 gene encoding peptidyl-prolyl cis-trans isomerase FKBP14 isoform X1 is translated as MLLACISWFCTSFFLYVTGAKLPEPEVKIEVLHKPFLCHRKSKYGDMLLVHYEGFLESNGTMFHSSRTHGDKHPIWLTLGIREVIKGWDKGLQDMCTGERRKLTIPPSLAYGKEGKGKIPPESTLIFDIEIIEIRNGPRSHESFQEMDLNDDWKLSKAEVKEYLRKEFEKHGYPSNDTHHEVMVEDIFNKEDEDKDGYISAREFTYKHDEL
- the fkbp14 gene encoding peptidyl-prolyl cis-trans isomerase FKBP14 isoform X2, encoding MLLVHYEGFLESNGTMFHSSRTHGDKHPIWLTLGIREVIKGWDKGLQDMCTGERRKLTIPPSLAYGKEGKGKIPPESTLIFDIEIIEIRNGPRSHESFQEMDLNDDWKLSKAEVKEYLRKEFEKHGYPSNDTHHEVMVEDIFNKEDEDKDGYISAREFTYKHDEL